The DNA region GTCGCCCGGAATCGTCCGCTTGAGGGCGGCCGTCGCGGCGGCGTACTCGAGCGCTCGACCGACGTCGTCGCCGGAGAGTCGGCGAGCGATGAACGCGCCCGTGAAAGCGTCGCCAGTGCCGATGGGGTCGTGCGTCTCGGTCTCGTAGGCGTCATGGTCGTGGACGACGTTGTCGTGCCAGGCGAGCGCGCCCTGGTCGCCGCGGGTGACGACGACGGTTCGGAAGTCGAACTGGGAGCCGAGCTTGTGGGCGAGCTGACGGGGGTCGCCCTCGTAGCCGAGCACGGTACGGGCGTCGCGGGCCGCGATCACGAGCACGTCGATTCCGGGGAACAGTTTCGTCAGGGTGTCTCGAGCCTCCTCGGGCGACCAGAGCTTTCGCCGGTAGTTGAGATCGAAGGCGGTGGTCGTGTCGTTCTGTCGCGCTGCCTTCAGGAGCTGTGCCGTGGTCTCCCGGAGGGTCGGCGACAGCGCAGGGGTGATGCCCGACGTGAAGAAGACGCGAGCGTCCCGGATGAGGTCGATGTCGAACTCCTGTGGTTTGGCGGTCGTGATTGCGGCGTCCGATCGGTCGTAGACGACGTTCGTCCCGCGGGGTTTGCCCCCGTGTTCGAGGTAGTACGTCCCCTGGCGGCCCTCGTCGCTCCAGACGACATCGGTGTCGATACCATACTGCTCGAGTTCGCCGACGACGCGCCGGCCCAGCGGAGAGTCCGGGAGCTTCGAAGTCCAGGTCGAGACGGCGCCGAGTCGCTCGGCGGCGACGGCGACGTTGCTCTCGGCGCCCGCCGCGCGGACCTCGAACTCGCTCGCGGTCTCGAGGCGTTCGTGCCCGGGCGGTGAGAGGCGGAGCATCGTCTCGCCGAAGGTGACGAGGTCGCTCACGCGTTTCCCTCTCGATTCGGTCGGTCGGTGGTGAATCGCTGGCTCATGGTCGAAAAACGGAGGGGTGTGCTATAAGTTGTGTCGTTGGTGGCGGTATCTCACTCGAGTTCCGTCTCGGCGACCAGAAGGGTCGATCCATCGGCGTTCCCCTGGCGCTCGAACTCGAGGTCGTAGCCGAACGTCTCGAGTAACCGGCAACTCGTCTCGACGTGGTCGGTCACGGCGGGAATCCGCAGGCGGCCGCCGCCGAGAACGAGGAAGTCCAGGAGTTGGTCGGCGAGGTGGGCGTCGACGCTCCCGTTCCCCTCGAGGAACGCGACGGCAGCGTCGGCGGCTTCCTCCCCGACGCGTTCGGCCAGTTTTCCGGGTTCGCCGAGGGAGGAAAAGCCGGCCTGGGGGCTGGGTGTCGACATGGTCTCCGCCGAGTCACCGGCGAACTCGAACTCGAGGCTCAGCACAATTGCCGAACCCGGACAGGCGCTCTCGGCCGTCGTCTCGACGCGCTCGCGAACCTCGAAATTCGCACCATCCGAACCGATTCGGGTTTGCAACCGTTCGAGGGAACCCTCCGCCTGCCGTTTTGCGACGTCGGCGTCGGCCAGCGCGGCGGCTTCGGTCGAGTAGACGCACACGCCCGTGAGGTCGCCCCGGGTCTCGAGGTCCAGCGGATGGAACCGTGAGGGAGCGAGGTGAAGCCGCAGTCGGCCGGCGCCCGCGGGATAGAAGCCGCGACGGTCGACCTCGAGGGCGGCCTGCAGGCCGTACTGACGGAGGAGTGGGAGCTTGACGTACCGGAGGTAGTCCACGGGTGGGGACCAGGCGACGTCCGTCCCACCCGAAGCGGTCAGGGTAAGCGGCGACTCGAGGCGGGCGGCGAGGGGAAGGACCGCGTCGAAGAGGAGGGTGAGGCTACCGGCGGTGCCGACTTCGACGGTGTATTCCCCGCCCGAGATTTCGACCGCGCCGTCGCCGCCCGTTCCCGTTCGGGGGTCGAACTCGACCGTCTCGGCCTCGAGTTCGCCACCCGAGACCTCGGCGTCGGTAATCGCCGCCATCGCCTCTAGGACGGCCAGGTGCTGGTTCGCGAGCCCCGGATTCGGCCGGTCGCCGCGGGCGCGCTCGAGGCGAACGGGCTCGCCGGTGAGCGCCGAGAGGGTGAGCGCTCGCCGGAGGAACTGGCCGCCGGCGTCGTGCCCGTCGAGGGTGTGCATACCTGCGTGGTCGAGTGCGGTGTGGAAAGGTCTTCTCGTGGTGTGTCACGTCGCGGGGTGTGCCACGGCGCATCCGTGGGGCCCGCTCGTGTGAGACGGACCCGACCGCTCGAGACGAACGCGAAGACTGCGGTCGAATGGACCAACGTACCAGTGAACGCCGGTGGAGCCGCGAATATCTCTCGAACTCCGTCCGTGATGAACGCTTCCGGAACCTGAACCGTTAGGTCACTCGAGTCGAGAGAGAAGAGGCATGCGAGGCTGGCGCGACCCGCTCACTCGCCGATGGTTCCTCTGGGGGACCCTCGGCGTCGTCTTCTTGCTCGTGAACGTCTACCGGCTTTCGACGGCCGTCCTCGCCGAAGAGTTGATGGCCGGCTTCCGAACCACGGGCGCTCAGCTCGGGACCCTCCACGCGATTTTCTTCTGGATCTACGCGCTGATGCAGTTGCCGACGGGGATCCTGGCTGACCGGATCGGTCCCCGTCGGACGGCCGCTGCGGGCGGGTTCGTGATGAACGTCGGCGCGATCTGGTTCGCGCTGGCCACCAGCTACGCGGGGGCGCTGATTGCCCGCGGGCTCGTCGGCCTCGGGGCGAGCGTGATCTTCGTCTGCATCCTTCGGTTCTGTGCCAGCTGGTTCCGGGCCGACGAGTTCGCCACCCTCAGTGGCTTCAGCTTCGCGGTTTCGGGCGTCGGTGGTGTCCTCGCGACCACCCCGCTCGCGATCGCCGCGGAGTCGGCGGGCTGGCGGACGACCGTCGGCGCGCTCGGGGTCTTCGGCGTCGCATTCAGCGTCGTCGTCTACGCGGTCGTTCGCGACACGCCCGAACAGGCCGGTTTCGACCCGATCGAGGGTGTACCCGGCCAGCCGACGCTCTCGACTGCCGACGTCGTCCGTCATGTCCGAACCGTGCTCTCCGACCGGGTCACCTGGGTCGCCAGCGTGATGCTTTTCTGTACCTCCGGGCTCAACCTGACGCTGTTCGGCCTCTGGGGCGTCCCGTATGTCGTCCAGACCTACGACGTCTCCGTGACCCACGCGTCTCTCTACACCCTCGCCGGCGGCGTCGGCATGAT from Natronosalvus rutilus includes:
- the kdgK1 gene encoding bifunctional 2-dehydro-3-deoxygluconokinase/2-dehydro-3-deoxygalactonokinase, coding for MSDLVTFGETMLRLSPPGHERLETASEFEVRAAGAESNVAVAAERLGAVSTWTSKLPDSPLGRRVVGELEQYGIDTDVVWSDEGRQGTYYLEHGGKPRGTNVVYDRSDAAITTAKPQEFDIDLIRDARVFFTSGITPALSPTLRETTAQLLKAARQNDTTTAFDLNYRRKLWSPEEARDTLTKLFPGIDVLVIAARDARTVLGYEGDPRQLAHKLGSQFDFRTVVVTRGDQGALAWHDNVVHDHDAYETETHDPIGTGDAFTGAFIARRLSGDDVGRALEYAAATAALKRTIPGDAALVTKAEVDAVVADSAESISR
- the rtcA gene encoding RNA 3'-terminal phosphate cyclase — encoded protein: MHTLDGHDAGGQFLRRALTLSALTGEPVRLERARGDRPNPGLANQHLAVLEAMAAITDAEVSGGELEAETVEFDPRTGTGGDGAVEISGGEYTVEVGTAGSLTLLFDAVLPLAARLESPLTLTASGGTDVAWSPPVDYLRYVKLPLLRQYGLQAALEVDRRGFYPAGAGRLRLHLAPSRFHPLDLETRGDLTGVCVYSTEAAALADADVAKRQAEGSLERLQTRIGSDGANFEVRERVETTAESACPGSAIVLSLEFEFAGDSAETMSTPSPQAGFSSLGEPGKLAERVGEEAADAAVAFLEGNGSVDAHLADQLLDFLVLGGGRLRIPAVTDHVETSCRLLETFGYDLEFERQGNADGSTLLVAETELE
- a CDS encoding MFS transporter, giving the protein MRGWRDPLTRRWFLWGTLGVVFLLVNVYRLSTAVLAEELMAGFRTTGAQLGTLHAIFFWIYALMQLPTGILADRIGPRRTAAAGGFVMNVGAIWFALATSYAGALIARGLVGLGASVIFVCILRFCASWFRADEFATLSGFSFAVSGVGGVLATTPLAIAAESAGWRTTVGALGVFGVAFSVVVYAVVRDTPEQAGFDPIEGVPGQPTLSTADVVRHVRTVLSDRVTWVASVMLFCTSGLNLTLFGLWGVPYVVQTYDVSVTHASLYTLAGGVGMIVGPPSIGWLSDRLERRVELMVVGGVIYVASIGLVAALGRPPIAVVGFVFFVAGVLLGAFVLGYPLVKDRHDASASGISTSVINGAAFFGAAVLPTAMGFALDTYWTGELEAGVRVYTATGYRMAFVIATVAAAVALACTLWLYRYAADGSSV